Within Fusarium keratoplasticum isolate Fu6.1 chromosome 8, whole genome shotgun sequence, the genomic segment AGGTTATGCTTAATTTATGAAGAGACTAGGAAAACATTTAAAGAAATTTTTAAATTACATCAAAATTGCACTAAGATGCTACGTAACTTTAGTAGTCTTGGATGAATTGCCCGACAGAACGAGGTTGCTGGAACGAGCCAGCGTCGGCTACGGCATCTAAGGATGCTCAACGACACGACATGAACGCTCGAAGTCGGCGCGATGGCGATACCTGGGGAGACGGGCATGGGAAGAAAGACAGACACCAGACGTGATATTCTTCGGGATCACACATGGGATGATATTGATGGAGGAGACATATTGATAGCTTAGGCAACAAAGGCAGATGGTGAATTTAGATTCGTCATTTCCTATTCTGAAAACATGGATCCTATCTCTGGACCAGAATCCTCGTCATTGGCTTGTGCCGGTTTGCCATCTTCAGGCTTTTGTTCCACCGGCACAAGCGACATCCTCGCCTTCTTGCGTACCACCCTACGATGAGTAGCGCTCTTCAAGTGTTGCTTCCAAGCCTCCTCAGTCATCAAGACGGTGTGGCATACCTCACACATGCGTTTGCACGGCGTTGCCTTGGGAGGTGGATTGCCCACCTGCGTGAGAACCTCGTTAGCCAAGGGTGAGATCTCAGTTGGTGATGGGCGCTCCTCGCCACGGAGAAACTGCTTTGCCAATCGCACAGCAGGTTCGACAACGTTTTGGCCGTATTTAGAAACGTCGGTGCTATCGAGGAGGTAAAGGCTACCCATCGCCTCGGGTCCAACATCTCGCAGCCGAGGTATCTGCTTGAGTCTGATCCAGCGAGTCTGGTAGACGGCATATCGCCTCGTGgccgtcttcatctcctcaagggcggcattcttcagcttctcaagctctgAAGCCTCTCGACCCTCGTCCACGGCAGACAAGTATGGCTCAAACTGCTTGTATCCGATTGACTGCCAAATGCCCTTTGTCATGTCGAGTATTCggccctcggcctcctttTTATGCTTGAAATCATAGAGTTCTCGGGCTTCCTGCATGAGCCCACCATTTTGCATCTTGTCAACTCGTGCATCCAGACGCGCGCGCAGGACTTCCCGCTCCGAGTAAACCCAAAAGAGAAGATTCTCCCAGGGCCGCCTGCTACCGTCTTGCTGCGCCACCGCTTTGCGAGCCTGTTGCTCCGCATAATATTCAGAGGCCCGCTTGCCGGTTCTCAGATAAATCTCCAGAGATCGCTGGATCTTGCGGCGATCATTGGGGTGCCAACGATCAGCCATCTCGGGGTCAACCTTGCGCAGCTCATGAAGCATGACTTCGCCTGACTCTTGCAGGATTGGAAATGGCGTGGACGTGTCCAGCTCAATGTCCTCCAGGATGACCTCTTCAAAGAGGATGGGGTCAACGTAATACTGAGAGCCGCCCACAAGAATAGGCAGACGTCCTCGACCACGAATCTCCCCTA encodes:
- a CDS encoding TRNA dimethylallyltransferase; this encodes MLRRMGHLLRRNVATMATSKPPAEPLVVVLGSTGTGKSELAVELATRLNGEIINADAMQLYNGLPIITNKITTEEQCGVPHHLLGHISLDEQPWDVDDFRREANRVIGEIRGRGRLPILVGGSQYYVDPILFEEVILEDIELDTSTPFPILQESGEVMLHELRKVDPEMADRWHPNDRRKIQRSLEIYLRTGKRASEYYAEQQARKAVAQQDGSRRPWENLLFWVYSEREVLRARLDARVDKMQNGGLMQEARELYDFKHKKEAEGRILDMTKGIWQSIGYKQFEPYLSAVDEGREASELEKLKNAALEEMKTATRRYAVYQTRWIRLKQIPRLRDVGPEAMGSLYLLDSTDVSKYGQNVVEPAVRLAKQFLRGEERPSPTEISPLANEVLTQVGNPPPKATPCKRMCEVCHTVLMTEEAWKQHLKSATHRRVVRKKARMSLVPVEQKPEDGKPAQANDEDSGPEIGSMFSE